ATGTTCCCGAGTGCCCCATACACTGTAGCCTCTGGGGATTCGCGGTGAATGTATCCGGGCCTGTTCCCAAGGTAGCTGCAGGGTGTGCATATGTGTCCAGCAAATTAGGAGACCAAACACGACAATGTGAGTGAGTGAGCAACTGGGGAGACAAATAATTGAGATATTATGAGCCGGCCGGCTGTGGTGGGGAGTGCAGGGGACTGGGACAGCACAGCCCTAAACTGGCCACCTCATTTGGGCTGGGAACAGGGTTGGGGAAGAGGAAGTGATGTCTAAGGAGAGACTTGGAGGATGACCAACAAGTGGCCAGGAAAAGAGCTGGGTGAAGAGCCAGAGCCAGCAGGCAGGATGGGGTGGTCTGGACACCATAGTGGCTGTGGCTTTGTGACTGTACCGCAGGGTGCTGAGCTGGAGAGGGCAATGGGAGTCAGGTTACCAAGGCCTGGCCAGCTGCCTGGAAGACAGTGGACTTTCTCCtggagcagtggggaggggggcggttaAGCAGCAGGATGGCTTCATCACGGTTGTGTGTGGGGAATGGGTTGTCCGGGGTCAAGGTGAATCGCAGAGGCCTGTATGGAGGTGAGGGCTGCCCCGGGGTGGAAGAGCTGGGCACTAGAGTGCTGGCCAGAGGTGgagaaaagtgagaaataaatgagaatgtaAGTGCCTGGCAAGTCCTGCTCTGTGTGTTGTATTATCTGCCCAGTAGGATGAGGGCAAGGGCTGAGAGTCCCAGGGGAAGGTGACCCTTGAGCCTCCTTAAGAGCCAAGCGGCCTCTCATTCAGCACATAAAACACTGGCGACAggacagggagggctggggccacAGGGGAGCTTCAGAAGGGGTCAGCAGTCTGGGGGCAGAAGCCTCACAATTGCAGGCcttggctggggtggggagggctacCGTGCCTCTCAGCTTCAATGCCTTTTGCATGTTCCTTGGGTGGTGTAATGAGCGACCAGGCCAGGCGTGGAGACCCCATCTGCCGGCCTGTCCTCCCTGCCTCGGCAGCAACGCCCAGCGACCGGCTATGCCCCTCGCCAGCGACCAGAGTGGACACTGCGCAAAGCCCGGAGCAGCGGCCCGGGCCGAAGCCAAGCCTCGCCCCAGCCTGTCCTTGCAAACGCAGCCCCGCGAAGCCATTACACCACCTGGGACATGCAAAAGGTCCCCCGGCGCCACTGCGGGAGCTGGGCCAGAGGGAGACgcgcctccctcccctctcttgtCTTCCCCGCCTTAGCTGACGGCCGCCAGCTCGTGCTGCTACCCCCGCGATGGCTGGAGGTACTCCCGCGAGCACGACGCCATCCTCGGGCCCTTCGGCGAGCTCATGACCGAGTCCGACATCCTCCGCATCGAGCAGCAAATTGAGAACCTGCAGGTGTTGCACAAGGCGCAGAAGCTGGAGGCGCGCCTAGagcagctggagctggagctggagcagcTGCTGCCCATCTCGGCCGCCCTGTCGGCGCCGCGCTTCACCGTCGACCCGCGCCGCATGCACGGCCGCGCCGCCAGCCTGCCCGCCTGGTGCAGCAAGATCTCCACGCTGCTCAAAAGCATGGCCACGCTGCTGGCCGCACTGGGCGGCCGGCCCGCCCACCTAGGCGAACTGCTGGCCGCCGACACGGGCCAGCCGCTGGCGCCGCTGCCAGATGCGCCCTTTGGCCCAGGGCCACTGTGTCTGGGCCGCTCGCACTCGCTCAGCTGGTGCCGCGAGGCCGTCGCGCGCGAGATCCTCGAGTGCGGCGTGTCCGTGCGACACCTCCGCGCCACCTACGAGCTGCGCGCCCAGGGCTCAGCGCCAGCGCACGCCCAGCGCCGCAAGCTGTCGCAGCCCGCCTGCGCCCCAGGTCGCGAGCCCATCCTCGAGGAGGACTACGTGGCGGCTGGCACCGGCGAGCCCAAGGCCGCCAGGGAGCCCGCGGGCGCCCTGGGCGCGCCCGAGGCGCGGGCCCGCCAGGCGGCGCTGCCCGAGCCCGAGCAGCTGGCGCACCGGCCGCCGCTCTCCACCGAGCTGAGCGGCGTACAGGACTACCTCGACATGCGCAAGGAGCGCATCGTCTACCTCTTTCTGGAGCACTGGCGCAAGTGGACCTTTCGCGGCCCCGGGCGCTTAGCCCAGGCGCGCCTGCGCAGACTGCTGCCCCGCGTGGTGGCCGCCGGCTCGGGCCCCGAGCCTGAGGCCGCAGACTCCACCCAGCAGCCGGCGGGCGAGAGCACGGCCCAAGGCCCAGATGCGCGGCTGCGGCACCTGCTGAAGCAGCGGCAGGTGGTGGGCAAGCTCCTGGGCCACTGGCGGAGCCTGCTGCGGCAGGTGCCAGCGCGCCACCCGCGGGGCCCAGGCCTGTCGCACGGCCTGTACTGGCCCGAGCACTTCCTGCCGCCCCTGGACGGCGGCGCGCCCCCGCGCTACGACAGCCTCACACTGGACCTCTTCATGCTTGGCTACTTCCAGCTGCTGGAGATGGGCCTGAGCCGGGAGGAGCGCAAGTTCCGCCACCTGCTTTGCTACGAGATGTTCGACCGGCTGGGCAGCCACCCGTGGGAGCTCATCCGCCTCTTCCACCGCGTCGTGCTCGAGGAGGTGGAGGCGGGGCGGCGCAGCTGGGGCGACGGATTCGAGGACCTCAGGCGCCAGTTCTTCGGAGACAGCCCAGAGGCTGAGCCAGCCCGCGAAGAAcagggcaggaaggaagaggaggagaaaggagaggaggagaaagaagaggaggaaaaaggagaggaggaggagaaaggagagaaggagctGGCCGACGACGTTCAGATGGAGGACCGGCCAGAGGACGAGCCCAAGGCTCCGGCCCCTGCACCGCAGCCTCCGCCCGCCGCACCTCCCCCGACCTCGGACCCTGCAGGTTCCGAAGCCCCTGCTGTTGAAGACCCCTTGGAGCTAGTGTCTGAGATGGGCGAATTCAGCGACGAGGACATCTGCCGCTACATCGATCGCAGCTTCTCCTTCtggaaggagaaggaggcagagctgTTTGACATATGAGCAGCGGAATTCGGAATGTACTCTCAACGTCTTAACCTGGGCCTGGATGCCTGCCTGGTGCCTTTTAGAGGCCAGAAGCGCACGGGAAGACCCGGGATGGTGGCCTTGAAAAGCCCAAGATGCCCAGGACCAGGCTGTGTCAGCCTTTGGGGTCCCATCAGAGCAGGTTATGGGGCATTGGCCAGGAGAGGCAGGGCATGGCACAGAGCAAACCAGCTGTCCCCCTCTGGCCTTGCTGGGCTGTGTGTGGAGCCAGGCAGAAGACACCCCTTTGAGTGGCGGACAATGAGTCCACCTTGGAGCAGTATGGTGTGGTCTCACTCgctctctcctctctgttttCTACTGGAGTTCACAGCTACCTCCTTGGCTGAGGTCAAGGGAGCCACGTGTGCAGTGCTCTGTGTGATGTGTACAGACCCTTTCTCCCCTGTAATTACtttcaagaaataaatatctttgcCGTAAGCTGCCTGCATTGGACACCCTCCCCCTTGTCATTGCAACCCCACAATTGTAGAGCTGGTGACCACTCCATTGGTGAGAGGACAAGCATGGGCCAGAAGGTCTTTCACATACAGGGGAGCCAGAGGCAGCCTGAGACTCCCTGAGCCTACAGAGTGTGTGGGGACCCATGTCTGCCTCTCCCCAGAGGTTACAGACCTGGGGCCACCTGTCCACCCAGCCTTGTGGGGAATCAGGCTCAGGGTCTCTGGGGCTGAACTACTTCATTCTCTGCTCCCGTCCTGCACTGGGCTCTGATCTCTCTGGTGCCTCTTCCGGGACACAGGGGCTGGGttcttgggaggcaggaggacccctctGAGGGGGCTATGACCAGACACTTATTGACTTGTCCCATAGAAGGGCATCAAAAGAGTCTTATCCTGTGACTACACCTGCCTCCCATTGTCCCTGATTCCTCCAGGTCCTCCCGGGTTAGGGGTCTGGCCCCATACCTCCCAGACCCTGCTGACCCTGAAGCTTTGTGCTTGTGtttcaggaggaggaggaggaggcccggCTGGCCAGCATGCCTGCCTGGAGGCGGGACCGTCTGAGGAAGAAGCTGGAAGAGGAGAGGTGAGCTGGGGGTCAGGCAGAGGCTAGCCTGGCAGGGTGTCTTGATCATGCCCTTCAAATGGAGGGACCAACTAacactgtctttttttctttccagggaGCAGAAGCGGTAAGTTGGGGGCctgccacccctacccccacccagtTGCAGGGGCTTATCTCTTCCTCCAGCCCTATCCTGAGCAAATCCTGTCTCTCAGCCCTTGTAGCACAACCTCTCTGCTCCCGATAATGCCACCAGACCCCTGTCCCCCAATAACTTACTCCCTGTTTCCCAAACTCTTGCTCTTACATTGTGATAAACTTGCTTCGAAATTACCCAGTCCCTATCTTCTATTAACCTAGCTTTTCTGCTGCACAGTTAACCCAACCCCAGTATCAATAACCTTGTCTGTTTAGTTTAAAACTTAGTTTCTGTCCCCATTAATCTAGCCCAGTgatgtccaatagaaatataatgcaagccgcatgtataatttaaaattttctagtagacacattgaaaaaaatagatataggtgaacttaattttagtaatattgtatttaacccaatatatcaaaaatattatttcaacatgaaatttatAGGCTGGatgaagtggctcatgcctataatcctagcacagtttgggaggctgaagcagggggtggcttgaggccaggagtttgaaaccagcctgggtaacataatgagactccatctctacaaaactttttttttttttttttttttttttttgagacagagtctcactttgttgcccaggctagagtgagtgccgtggcgtcagcctagctcacagcaacctcaaactcctgggctcgagtgatccttctgcctcagcctcccgagtagctgggactacaggcatgcgccaccatgcccggctaattttttatatatatatcagttggccaattaatttctttctatttatagtagagacggggtctcgctcaggctggttttgaactcctgaccttgagcaatccgcccgcctcggcctcccaagagctaggattacaggcgtgagccacagcgcccggcctctacaaaactttaaacaaacaaacacacacacaaaaaaaccctagtgtgagcctgtagttccagctactcaggaggccgaggcaggaggatcacttgagcccaggagtttgaggttgcagtgatctatgctcgtgccactgcactctatctagcctgggaaacagtgaaaccctatctcaaaaggaaaaaaaaattattgagatgtGTGTATTTTACACCTGCAGTACATCCCAGTTTGTACCAGCCATGTCTCGAATGCTTAACAGCCACATATGCTTGGCTGCTACCCTGTCAACAAAGCAGATCTACCCCTATGTTCTAATTAACCTGCCTCTAATTCCCCAGCAGCCCTGTCCCCTAATTATATGGTCCCACTACTCCCCAACAGTCCAAGCCCAGCCTCAAATAATTCAGACTGACAGCTCCCCAGTAACTTGAGTCCTGGCCCCAACAATCTTGCCCCTGCACTCTGTAACACCCTCCTCACACAGTGACCAGGCACCTCCGTTTCCAGGAACACCTCCAGCCCCCAATAACCCAACCTCAGCTTCCCACTTGCCCAGTTCCGGTGTGTGCCAATAACCCCAGTCCGCCCCCAGGAAAGCCCCTCTGCCCTTGGTAACCCAGCCCCTGCCTTCAACCCACTGCTGGCCACCAGTGATCCGGCAGGCTGCGGTCCTGGTGCCGGGGTCCCCTTTCTGCCAGCCCCAGTGTCTGCCTCCAGGCTTCACTGGGTTCTGCCCCCGCCCGTCTCCAGGCAAGAGGAGGAGCGGCAGAAGCAGGAGGAGTTGCAGCGGGAGAAAGAGCAGTCGGAGAAGCTGCGGACACTGGGCTACGATGAGAGCAAGCTGGCGCCCTGGCAGCGACAGGTCATCTTGAAGAAGGGGGACATCGCTAAGTACTAGACGTCACGGCCTCCTTTCCGCAGCCTCGCGAGTTCGGAGGGGGGGGGACCCACCACACCCCTGTCCCTGCCTGGGCACAAGGGCTGGGAACCGCACTACTGTCCCCTCCCGTGCTGGAacccctccctgacccccagcACCCTGGCCCCCGCATTCCCAGCCCTCGACGCTGGagcgcgcccgccgccgccgcagtAAAAGTGCCCAAGCTGCTGacgcaaagaaaaaaaaaaaaaagctgcttatTTGCATGCCGACTTAACACGGATTTGCATGTTGGTTGAATGTCAAAGTGTACAGAGCTCTCCCCAGCCCCGTGGGTGGTACTTTGTTTCCCAGCGAGGCGTGCGCTcagctgcagcccctcccccgctcccCGGAACCCGCGTGGCGGGCGCATCCTGGGCGGAGGCAGGCCCCGAGCTCGGGGACGGggttttcctccctccctgaccCAGATCTGCGCTCAGCCCCAGCCCGGGCCGCATTTCTCATCCCCGCCGACGTTTTCCTCTCAGTCATTTGTTTACCAGAAACGATGAAGACGGCCCGTCGGGACGGAGTTGCCGCCCCCGGGGCCCCGCGTCTGTCCCCGCCTCCCTCCAGTTAGGTCTGCGCGCGGTCCCCAGCCGGGCCCCTGGCTCCGGACCCTTCCACGGCCCCGGTGGAGGACGAGGGGCCGAGCCTGCGTCTCCAACTGCTGCCCCCGTCGCGCCCCGCCGCTCGCACCCCCATTAAAGCTCTCTCGGCCGCCGGGCTCACGCTCACTTTCACTCGCCGTCGCGCGACTCCGGGCACCTGGGCCACGGCGACGCGGGAGGGCCTGGGCGCTGCGGCCACGCTGGGGGACGAGACCCTCGAGGCCCCTGGAAAAGCCTGGGCCGGTGACCGCCCCCAGCCCCTCAGAACGACAAGCACAGCTTTTCTTGATGGATTTAATGCGCAGGGCTCAGCCACGCTCCGGCCGAGCGGCGGCGGAGCAACCTCTTCGCCGCGGCGCACGGTCCGCCGGAACCGGAGTTCTGGGGTGAGCGCGGCGCGGCCGCTGGCGCTGCTACGCAGGGCCGGGCCCGGGGCTTAATAAGTGACATAAAATGTCTACACGCGTAAGTAACCGTACTTAGGGCTTCTGCAAGGGCCACCAGAGCGCGGAGGTGGCGCGTGGCCTCCCGCCTCACGGGCAGCGCTGCAGGCGGCTGCGCAGGTCCTCGGCGCAGCCGTCCAGTCCCATGCGCTCCAGGGCCGCGTAGACGGCGCCCAGGCCGGCGGGCTGCTGCTGGCGCCAGCGCTTGAGCATCTCGTACTGCTGGTCGCGGAAGCGGCCGACCTCCACCTCCACGGCCTCGATCTCCGCCTCGCGCAGCCCCAGCGTGCGCACGAACTCCTTCCAGCGCCGCGCGGGGACCGCGTCCATCACGTCGTAGAGCTGCGGGCCCGGCTGGAGCGCGGCGGCCGCCGAGCCTGCAGGGGGCGCTGGCGCCGGAGgagggcctgggggcggggccagagAGAGCCAATGGGGAGCGCGGCCCGCGGCCAGGAGGCGGGGCCAGGGGCGCGCAGGGCCCCCTGGCAGGAGgcctgctgggctgggcagggaggctgggcagctAGGGAGCAGAAAGCGGGCAAGGGGGGAAAGCACAACTTCCCACCTCAGACCTAGGAGAATGCGGTCAAAGCCTCAGGCCACTGAGGTCACTTACCAAGAGCTCTGCTGGGCAGCTGGCCCCAGGGCCATGGCACCTGTGGACAGGGCGCCTCCTGGGTCTGGAGGGAGCCAGGGGCCCGGCTCTTCTCTACCAACTGGACAGTGCAGACCTCGCCGTTGTCGGGGAGCACCAGAAGGGTGTGGGCACTGTCTGAGGGGGAGAGGTGGGTGGCCTGGAAGCCAAGAGAGGGTCAGGTCAACCCTGCCTGCATAATAAGGCCCCTTTGCTGCAGTCCCTGACTAGGAATGGACAGTCCCTGGCTCAGTTGGCAGATGCCCCCCAACGCCACCTCCCCCATCGTCCCTGCTCTCTCACTGTGACCCAGCAGAAGAGCTCTTGCCTCTGCCTAGAAaagcctgcccctcctgccctcctcttgTCCCCCCAATCCCACAGGGGCACCCATCCCATTGAACTGTTAGCCCCTGTGTACTCATCTGAACCCCAGCCGCCTGAGAGCCCCTTGagggcaggcactgtgctggtcTCAGCCACCGATACCTCAGCATTGTCTATTATGTCTAACCCGTGCTGGCCACCGTGCCAAGCCCTGGGGATCACAAGTTATAAAGCCCAACCTCCCGGCTCCAGAGGCAGCCCAGACACTGGTCACCCTCTTCCCAGCACATTTTGAGATTCTTACCGGTGGGGTCAGAGCCTCTGTCCCAGCTTCATCTGCtgtcaaagacaaagagggtctGGTCAGCAACCAAGCAAGCTGCCTGGATCTGGGTGCTGGTCCAGCTCCTCTGGGGTTCCTCTGTACCCCGTACTCCTTGCCTCAGTTTCACCTTTCCTATAAGGGTTTAGTGTGCTCTGAGCTACTCATCCTGACCCCAGGCCCCTGgcacagtgtgtgtgtatatgtatgtatgtagatgtgtgtatgtgtgtgtgtgtgtacttaccAGGAACCATGGGGTTGTGAGACTGGCAATGATGGTATGTGTAGGTCAGGGTGGCCCCAATCAGAAGTGGGACCACCAGGCCAGCCAGGAGCACCTGGACCCAGAACACTGAAAGAGCAGTAGTGGGTATCAGGTGGTTGCCACCACTCACCTCCCCTTGGGCCATCCCAGCTCTCCCACCTGCATTCCCAGCACACAACCTACTCTGCTTCCAGCCACACACAGCAGCACAGGGCTCAGGACAACTCCCGAGGGTGCTCctgcaagggaggggagatgggCTGAAGCAGTACAAAGGAAAGGAGGGTGGGGCTACCCAGGACTGCCTGACACCTCCATCCTTGGAAGCCCTTCCCTCCCCATACCTCTCTCCTCACTCTACCCAGGAATGTTCCTGAAGTACTACTGAAATGTCAATGTGTACCCCAAAACAATAACCACCACCATTATGCGCTGACCTTCTTCTACACTAGATTAAGAATCActagaggctgggtgcagtggctcacgcctgtaatcctagcactctggaaggccaagacgggtggattgctcaaggtcaggagtttgaaaccagcctgagcaagagtgcgaccccatctccactaaaaatagaaataaattaattggtcaactaaaaatatatagaaaaaattagccgggcatggtggcgcatgcctgtagtcccagctactcaggaggctgaggcagaaggattgctcgagcccaggagtttgaggttgctgcgagctaggctgatgccacggcactctagcccaggcaacagagtgagactctgtctcaacaacaacaacaacaaaaagaatcacTAGAATGTTGACTCCAAAAGGATAGGGATTTTTGCCTACTTGGTTCCCTGTTGTATCCACACTTCCTAGGAACAGTGTGTGGAAGACGGCAGAGCTCAAAAAAGGCTTGAACGGATAAACGAATAAAGTGCCTTCCCCCGTATCCTTGCCCTGAGAAGCCCTAATAGCATCCCCATGTTTAGAGGGGGAAACCACATGGCAGAGAGGTTCCCGCTCTGAACTTGCCCAGTGCAATCCAATTCCTGATGGTAATTCTGGCAGAAAGTGAAGATATGCCCCCTTATTTCTCTGGCATAAGGTGAACCTAGATTTCTTTTGACTGTCCAAAGTTTGCCTGAAACAGGGCCCAACAGGGCCaagctccctcctccctgtcccctccttctATCCCTGAACCAGCAGTACCTGTCCCTGaggcccccaccctgctcccagcctcccttccctctgGCCCAGGACAGCCAGGAAGTTACGTGGGGCAGGGCACGCAGCCATCACCATGCTCATAGAAGCCAGGCAAGCAGGTCCCACAGTCAGCGTCTCTGCTAGAACCTGCAGTCCAAGAGAGGGGTCAGCACGGagcagggcaggcagaggggtTTGGGAGGAGATAGCCCAGGATGGGGGTACTCACAGGACAGCAGTGTGTGGCGGTGCAGGGTCCCACAGTCTAGGCACTGGCGGCAGTGGAAGGGTGAACTGCTGCTACATTGACTGACCTTGCACTCGACAAAccagcctggctgacagccaCAGTGGGTGTCCGTCACTGCTGAGCAGTTCTCCAGGGCCACCTGGGAGGCTGGCGGGCGAGGGAGATGGGGGTGCAGAGGTGGTCAGGGCCAGAGACCCCACAGAGGCAGGGACAAACCCCCAGAGAATGGAGACAGGGATAGGCCAGAGTGACAGGCAAGGAAACCCCCAAAGAGACACTGAGACCACCACCAGGAAGGAAGAGGACCAGGGTGTCCTGCAGCAGGATCTGGGTCCAGTGTTCAGTGGAGGGTGGGCACAGGGTCCTCATACCTGAAGTTTGGGCCCAAGCCAGCAACTTCCTTCAGAAAGACCTTGGTCAGGGCTTGTCCTTAGGAGCCCCCCCCCCAAGCACTGGGCAGCCCCTCACCCTGCTCATCACAGG
This region of Microcebus murinus isolate Inina chromosome 2, M.murinus_Inina_mat1.0, whole genome shotgun sequence genomic DNA includes:
- the TNFRSF25 gene encoding tumor necrosis factor receptor superfamily member 25 isoform X1 encodes the protein MEPRPGGCGRQAVAAVVLFLVLLGAQAQGSTPSPRCDCASDFQKRTGAFCCRGCPAGHYLKAPCTKPCGTSTCHPCPQGTFLARDNHYMTYCTRCQACDEQASQVALENCSAVTDTHCGCQPGWFVECKVSQCSSSSPFHCRQCLDCGTLHRHTLLSCSSRDADCGTCLPGFYEHGDGCVPCPTSTLGSCPEPCAAVCGWKQMFWVQVLLAGLVVPLLIGATLTYTYHHCQSHNPMVPADEAGTEALTPPATHLSPSDSAHTLLVLPDNGEVCTVQLVEKSRAPGSLQTQEAPCPQVPWPWGQLPSRALGPPPAPAPPAGSAAAALQPGPQLYDVMDAVPARRWKEFVRTLGLREAEIEAVEVEVGRFRDQQYEMLKRWRQQQPAGLGAVYAALERMGLDGCAEDLRSRLQRCP
- the TNFRSF25 gene encoding tumor necrosis factor receptor superfamily member 25 isoform X2, with protein sequence MEPRPGGCGRQAVAAVVLFLVLLGAQAQGSTPSPRCDCASDFQKRTGAFCCRGCPAGHYLKAPCTKPCGTSTCHPCPQGTFLARDNHYMTYCTRCQACDEQASQVALENCSAVTDTHCGCQPGWFVECKVSQCSSSSPFHCRQCLDCGTLHRHTLLSSDEAGTEALTPPATHLSPSDSAHTLLVLPDNGEVCTVQLVEKSRAPGSLQTQEAPCPQVPWPWGQLPSRALGPPPAPAPPAGSAAAALQPGPQLYDVMDAVPARRWKEFVRTLGLREAEIEAVEVEVGRFRDQQYEMLKRWRQQQPAGLGAVYAALERMGLDGCAEDLRSRLQRCP